A genomic region of Anopheles aquasalis chromosome Y, idAnoAquaMG_Q_19, whole genome shotgun sequence contains the following coding sequences:
- the LOC126579928 gene encoding protein white — translation MTINTDDQYADGESKTTISSSRRYSTSSFQDQSMEDDGINATLTNDKATLIQVWRPKSYGSVKGQIPAQDRLTYTWREIDVFGQAATDAKSREPLCSRLRHCFTRQRLVKDFNPRKHLLKNVTGVARSGELLAVMGSSGAGKTTLLNALAFRSPPGVKISPNAVRALNGVPVTAEQMRARCAYVQQDDLFIPSLTTKEHLMFQALLRMGRDVPHSVKMHRVDEVLQELSLVKCADTIIGAPGRIKGLSGGERKRLAFASETLTDPHLLLCDEPTSGLDSFMAHSVLQVLKGMAMKGKTIILTIHQPSSELYCLFDRILLVAEGRVAFLGSPYQSAEFFSQLGIPCPPNYNPADFYVQMLAIAPNKETECRETIKKICDSFAVSPIARDIIETASLVNGAGVGIELARAKHQTNDPYLLQPMEGVDSTGYRASWWTQFYCILWRSWLSVLKDPMLVKVRLLQTAMVASLIGSIYFGQVLDQDGVMNINGSLFLFLTNMTFQNVFAVINVFSAELPVFLREKRSRLYRVDTYFLGKTIAELPLFIAVPFVFTSITYPMIGLKAGVSHYLTTLFIVTLVANVSTSFGYLISCASSSISMALSVGPPVVIPFLIFGGFFLNSASVPAYFKYLSYLSWFRYANEALLINQWAAVGDGEIACTRANVTCPASGEIILETFNFRIEDFALDIGCLFALIILFRLGALFCLWLRSRSKE, via the exons ATGACGATCAACACCGACGACCAGTATGCCGATGGTGAAAGTAAAACGACCATCAGTTCAAGCCGG CGCTACAGTACGAGTAGCTTCCAGGACCAGTCGATGGAGGATGACGGTATCAATGCGACGCTGACGAACGACAAGGCCACGCTGATCCAGGTGTGGCGCCCGAAGAGCTACGGTTCGGTGAAGGGCCAGATACCGGCGCAGGACCGGCTGACGTACACGTGGCGTGAGATCGACGTGTTTGGGCAGGCGGCCACCGATGCCAAGTCCCGTGAACCACTCTGCAGCCGGCTCCGGCACTGTTTCACCCGCCAGCGGCTGGTGAAGGACTTTAATCCGCGCAAGCACCTGCTGAAGAACGTGACCGGTGTGGCGCGGAGTGGCGAGCTGCTGGCCGTGATGGGTAGTTCGGGCGCTGGCAAGACGACGCTGCTGAACGCGCTCGCCTTCCGGTCACCGCCGGGGGTGAAAATTTCGCCGAACGCCGTGCGCGCCCTGAACGGTGTGCCGGTGACGGCGGAGCAGATGCGTGCCCGGTGTGCCTACGTCCAGCAGGACGATCTGTTTATCCCGTCGCTCACGACCAAGGAGCACCTGATGTTCCAGGCGCTGCTGCGGATGGGCCGTGATGTACCGCACAGCGTGAAGATGCACCGGGTCGACGAGGTCCTGCAGGAGCTGTCGCTGGTCAAGTGTGCGGACACGATCATCGGTGCGCCCGGCCGGATCAAGGGTCTGTCGGGTGGTGAGCGGAAGCGGTTGGCGTTCGCGTCGGAAACGCTCACCGATCcgcatctgctgctgtgcgaCGAGCCGACGTCCGGGCTGGACTCGTTTATGGCGCACAGCGTGCTGCAGGTGCTGAAGGGGATGGCGATGAAGGGCAAAAccatcatcctcaccatccACCAGCCGTCGTCCGAGCTGTACTGCCTGTTCGATCGTAtcctgctggtggcggagGGTCGGGTGGCCTTCCTCGGTTCGCCCTATCAGTCGGCCGAATTTTTTTCACA GCTGGGAATACCGTGCCCACCCAACTACAACCCGGCCGACTTCTACGTGCAAATGCTGGCCATCGCACCGAACAAGGAGACCGAGTGCCGGGAGACGATCAAAAAGATCTGCGACTCGTTCGCGGTCAGCCCAATCGCACGCGATATCATCGAAACGGCGTCGCTAGTGAACGGGGCCGGTGTTGGCATCGAGCTGGCACGCGCCAAGCACCAGACCAACGATCCCTACTTGCTGCAGCCGATGGAGGGTGTCGATAGTACCGGGTACCGGGCGAGCTGGTGGACCCAATTCTACTGCATCCTCTGGCGGTCCTGGCTGAGCGTGCTGAAGGATCcgatgctggtgaaggtgcGCCTGCTGCAGACGGCG ATGGTAGCCTCGCTCATCGGATCGATCTACTTCGGCCAAGTGCTCGACCAGGACGGTGTGATGAACATCAATGGTTCACTGTTTCTGTTCCTCACCAACATGACCTTCCAGAACGTGTTCGCCGTGATCAACGTGTTTTCCGCCGAGCTGCCCGTGTTTTTGCGCGAGAAGCGTTCCCGGCTGTACCGCGTCGATACGTACTTCCTTGGCAAAACGATCGCCGAGCTGCCACTGTTCATTGCCGTCCCGTTCGTCTTCACCTCGATCACGTACCCGATGATTGGGCTGAAGGCGGGCGTTTCGCACTACCTCACCACACTGTTCATCGTGACGCTCGTCGCCAACGTGTCCACCTCGTTCGGGTACCTCATCTCCTGCGCCAGCTCCTCCATCTCGATGGCCCTGTCGGTGGGGCCGCCGGTCGTCATACCGTTCCTGATCTTTGGCGGCTTCTTCCTTAACTCGGCATCGGTGCCGGCATACTTCAAATACCTGTCCTACCTGTCCTGGTTCCGGTACGCCAACGAGGCACTGCTCATCAACCAGTGGGCGGCGGTCGGGGACGGCGAGATTGCGTGCACACGCGCCAACGTCACCTGTCCGGCGTCGGGCGAGATCATTCTCGAGACGTTCAACTTCCGGATCGAGGACTTTGCGCTCGACATCGGTTGCCTGTTTGCGCTCATCATCCTGTTCCGGCTCGGTGCCCTCTTCTGTCTGTGGTTACGCTCCCGCAGCAAGGAATAA
- the LOC126579978 gene encoding phosphatidylinositol 4,5-bisphosphate 3-kinase catalytic subunit delta isoform yields the protein MVQSRGAKNGPVTPRKDDPIMLSGVGLSASQYRPVPQQPQQHGAACYVGRDAQAPISLGQTINNAIAPQDSTITPAATASPTTTMPPRKSPFVYNYWKDSHQLTDLCVFMPNGMLIELREQSVYTTLKDLKTYVWELAERYPLYSHLGDKDTYCFSTVSAGGSSGQVQQNDESKQLVDLQPLFGIFGFTKKKNVSVNSQLMSSINTLLGTTLSEKTLNNPEVNDFRSKMGRVEEKIASERAAMTRKERIVYQYPVKLAPSVPEPIAQLETFCVVAISADIKVTVKVKSTASPDEVLKRIFEKKQFSLVKSRNENSSDYMLKVCGREEYIYGTHQINRFQYVQDCLMRDEPPAFLPRPIRSIEVFKNNIYEARDDFFLWPSPAPSSSGYGSPLPAPSGSSGNSTAINVTKSHGQHQTPSSSSSSHTLRKVKSINSWEIGAKLECLIQEIRELNCDSNRNTEVGVQLGLFHGGKSLCKTERTRLVPLSADGRAVWNQLIQFDIQISNVPRMARLCLVIYENLRTAKGVGVRARRTKDGMINPIAWVNTMVYDYKSQLKTDPATLYTWTYAEDAQSDDILHPLGTVEPNPRRDECSSLLLTFGNYTQDNRIIVYPNEEELLAQASRKCTRNEHLNRESAEDPRSIVAIMSVYMYNDRLNDIHEQDRNAIWAKRRECMQQMPDGLPCLLYCVEWNNRDEVAEIVSLLQEWPKLPVERALELLDYAYADNNVRRYAVHCLSDIQDDELLLYLLQLVQALKHESYLNSDLVSFLLHRALHNQHIGHYIFWHLRSELAVPAVQVRFRLIMEAYLKSSSEHVPVLLRQMQCLRQLQVCSDTVKHGGKEKVRALLQEKLAERSVMEAMNDVISPLDPRYRCKSVRIERCKVMDSKMRPLWIVYDNSDRSGEDINMIFKNGDDLRQDMLTLQMLRIMDRIWKYDGMDLRLNPYSCISTDRRLGLIEVVLNAETIANIQKERGMFSATSPFKKGSLLAWLKEHNNTEELLAKAIQEFTLSCAGYCVATYVLGVADRHSDNIMVKRTGQLFHIDFGHILGHFKEKFGFRRERVPFVLTHDFVYVINNGRTDREAQEFRYFQQMCEDAFLSLRRHGCLILSLFWMMISTGLPELSSEKDLNYLRETLVLDKTEDEARSHFRQKFSEALANSWKTSLNWASHNFSKNNRQ from the exons ATGGTTCAAAGCCGCGGGGCGAAGAACGGTCCGGTGACTCCGAGGAAGGATGATCCGATTATGCTCAGTGGTGTCGGATTGTCCGCATCGCAGTACCGTCCAGTTCcccagcaaccgcagcagcacgggGCTGCGTGTTACGTCGGGCGCGATGCACAAGCGCCGATCTCATTAGGGCAAACCATCAATAACGCCATCGCCCCCCAGGATTCCACGATCACTCCCGCTGCTACCGCCAGCCCCACTACAACGATGCCGCCCCGGAAGTCTCCGTTCGTGTACAATTACTGGAAGGACTCACACCAGCTCACTGATTTATGTGTCTTCATGCCAAACGGGATGCTGATCGAGTTGCGCGAGCAATCGGTCTACACCACACTAAAGGATCTGAAGACG TACGTGTGGGAGCTGGCGGAACGATACCCCCTCTATTCGCATCTGGGCGATAAGGACACCTACTGCTTCAGCACAGTGTCGGCGGGAGGCAGCTCTGGGCAGGTGCAACAAAATGATGAGTCAAAACAGCTGGTGGATCTGCAGCCCCTATTTGGTATTTTCGGCttcacgaagaagaagaatgtttCGGTGAACAGCCAGTTGATGAGCAGCATTAACACGCTGCTCGGCACGACGCTGTCCGAAAAAACGCTCAACAACCCGGAGGTGAACGATTTCCGCTCCAAGATGGGACGGGTAGAGGAAAAAATTGCTTCGGAACGGGCTGCCATGACCCGCAAGGAGCGTATTGTCTATCAATACCCAGTGAAGCTGGCCCCCTCGGTGCCGGAGCCGATCGCGCAACTGGAGACGTTTTGCGTGGTCGCCATTAGCGCCGATATCAAGGtaacggtgaaggtgaagagtACGGCGTCGCCGGACGAGGTACTGAAGCGCATCTTCGAGAAGAAGCAATTCTCGTTGGTAAAGTCGCGTAACGAGAACAGTTCCGACTACATGCTGAAGGTGTGTGGCCGGGAGGagtacatctacggtacgcaCCAGATCAATCGATTTCAGTACGTGCAAGACTGCCTGATGCGCGACGAACCACCCGCCTTTTTGCCGCGGCCGATCCGGTCGATCGAAGTGTTCAAGAACAACATCTACGAGGCTCGCGATGATTTCTTTCTATGGCCGTCACCTGCCCCTAGCTCTTCCGGTTACGGTAGCCCGCTGCCAGCGCCCAGTGGCAGTAGCGGCAACAGTACTGCGATCAACGTTACAAAGTCACATGGCCAGCATCAGacgccatcgtcctcgtcgtcgtcacataCGCTGCGGAAGGTCAAGTCCATCAACAGTTGGGAAATCGGGGCGAAGCTGGAGTGCCTAATACAGGAGATCCGCGAACTGAACTGTGACTCGAACAGAAACACTGAGGTCGGGGTGCAGCTCGGCCTATTCCACGGTGGAAAGTCGCTCTGCAAGACAGAACGGACCCGGCTGGTGCCGCTGAGCGCAGATGGGCGAGCCGTCTGGAATCAGCTGATCCAGTTCGACATCCAAATTAGCAACGTGCCACGGATGGCGCGGCTTTGTCTGGTCATCTACGAGAATTTGCGCACGGCCAAGGGGGTAGGGGTGCGGGCGCGCCGCACCAAGGATGGTATGATCAACCCAATCGCCTGGGTCAATACGATGGTGTACGATTACAAGAGCCAGCTGAAGACGGATCCGGCGACGCTGTACACGTGGACGTACGCCGAGGATGCACAGTCGGATGACATCCTGCACCCGCTCGGCACGGTCGAGCCGAACCCCCGGCGCGACGAGTGCTCCTCGCTGTTGCTCACCTTCGGCAACTACACGCAGGACAACCGGATAATTGTGTACCCGAACGAAGAGGAACTGTTGGCACAGGCATCGCGCAAGTGCACCCGGAACGAGCACCTGAACCGGGAGAGTGCCGAAGATCCCCGCTCAATCGTAGCAATCATGTCGGTTTACATGTACAATGACCGGCTGAACGACATACACGAGCAGGACCGGAACGCGATCTGGGCCAAGCGGCGTGAATGCATGCAGCAGATGCCCGACGGTCTGCCCTGTCTGCTGTACTGCGTCGAGTGGAATAACCGAGACGAGGTTGCCGAGATCGTGTCGCTGCTTCAGGAGTGGCCGAAGCTGCCCGTCGAGCGGGCACTCGAGCTGCTCGACTATGCGTACGCGGACAACAATGTGCGTCGGTACGCCGTGCACTGTCTGAGTGACATCCAAgacgacgagctgctgctctacTTGTTGCAGCTCGTGCAGGCGCTCAAGCACGAGTCGTACTTGAACAGTGACCTGGTGTCGTTCTTGCTCCATCGCGCCTTACACAATCAGCACATCGGTCACTACATCTTCTGGCACCTGCGCTCCGAGCTGGCGGTACCGGCCGTCCAGGTGCGGTTCCGCCTGATCATGGAAGCGTATCTGAAGAGCAGCTCCGAGCAcgtgccagtgctgctgcggcagaTGCAGTGTTTGCGGCAACTGCAAGTTTGCTCCGACACGGTGAAGCACGGCGGTAAAGAGAAGGTGCGGGCGCTTCTGCAGGAGAAGTTGGCTGAGCGGAGCGTGATGGAGGCTATGAACGATGTAATTAGTCCACTGGATCCGCGGTACCGGTGCAAGTCGGTACGCATCGAGCGGTGCAAGGTGATGGATTCAAAGATGCGCCCGCTCTGGATTGTGTATGATAACAGCGACCGCAGCGGGGAGGACATCAACATGATCTTCAAGAACGGTGACGATCTACGGCAGGACATGCTGACGCTGCAGATGCTGCGCATAATGGACAGAATCTGGAAGTACGACGGCATGGACCTGCGCTTGAACCCGTACAGTTGCATCAGTACCGATCGGCGCCTCGGATTGATCGAGGTCGTGTTGAACGCGGAAACGATCGCGAACATCCAGAAGGAGCGTGGCATGTTCTCCGCGACGTCACCCTTCAAGAAAGGTTCGCTGCTAGCCTGGCTCAAGgagcacaacaacaccgaaGAGCTACTTGCGAAGGCGATCCAGGAGTTCACGCTCAGCTGTGCTGGTTACTGTGTCGCGACGTACGTGCTCGGTGTCGCCGACCGCCACTCTGACAACATCATGGTTAAGCGCACGGGCCAGCTGTTCCACATTGACTTCGGCCACATCCTTGGTCACTTCAAGGAGAAGTTCGGCTTTCGACGGGAACGGGTCCCATTCGTACTGACACACGACTTTGTCTACGTCATCAACAACGGTCGAACTGACCGCGAGGCCCAGGAGTTTCGCTACTTCCAGCAGATGTGCGAAGAC GCTTTTTTGAGCCTCCGTCGCCACGGTTGCCTTATATTGTCGCTCTTCTGGATGATGATCTCGACTGGACTGCCGGAACTTTCGTCGGAGAAGGATCTCAACTATTTGCGCGAAACGCTG GTGCTAGACAAAACGGAGGATGAAGCACGCAGTCACTTCCGGCAGAAGTTCAGCGAAGCGCTGGCTAACTCGTGGAAAACGTCACTCAACTGGGCGTCCCACAACTTCTCGAAGAATAATCGTCAGTGA